One part of the Malus sylvestris chromosome 2, drMalSylv7.2, whole genome shotgun sequence genome encodes these proteins:
- the LOC126610932 gene encoding ABSCISIC ACID-INSENSITIVE 5-like protein 2, producing the protein MGIQTMGSQGGADGNCKQSQFQPLARQNSIYSLTLDEVQNQLGDLGKPLSSMNLDELLKNVWSAEANQIMGIDIEGNTLVNQAQLQRQASLSLTSALSKKTVDEVWKDIQQSKDEEEKKSQERQRTLGEMTLEDFLVKAGVVAEAEASSDKKYADPLVGVDANVAVQLPQGQWMQYPQPQYQHPQQSMMGVYMPSQPLPPPMHVGAGAMMEVPYPDNQVAVPSPLMGTLSDTQTPGRKRGNPEDIVEKTVERRQKRMIKNRESAARSRARKQAYTNELENKVSRLEEENERLRKQKEQEKVLPSAPPPEPKYQLRRTTSAPF; encoded by the exons ATGGGGATACAGACAATGGGATCTCAAGGTGGGGCTGATGGTAATTGCAAACAGTCACAGTTCCAGCCTTTGGCACGGCAAAACTCAATTTACAGTCTTACCTTGGACGAGGTACAGAATCAGTTAGGTGACTTGGGGAAGCCACTTAGCAGCATGAACCTTGACGAGCTTCTAAAAAATGTATGGAGTGCTGAAGCTAATCAGATCATGGGTATAGACATTGAAGGCAATACACTGGTCAATCAAGCTCAACTGCAGCGTCAGGCAAGCCTGTCATTAACTAGTGCATTGAGCAAGAAGACAGTTGATGAGGTTTGGAAAGATATTCAACAAagcaaagatgaagaagaaaagaaatctcAAGAACGACAACGGACTTTGGGAGAGATGACTTTGGAGGATTTCTTGGTCAAAGCCGGAGTTGTTGCTGAAGCTGAAGCATCTTCGGACAAAAAATATGCTGATCCTCTAGTCGGGGTTGATGCGAATGTGGCAGTACAGTTGCCACAAGGTCAGTGGATGCAGTACCCACAACCACAATATCAGCATCCACAACAAAGTATGATGGGGGTATACATGCCAAGCCAACCTTTACCACCACCAATGCACGTAGGTGCTGGAGCTATGATGGAAGTGCCGTATCCTGACAACCAAGTTGCGGTGCCTTCACCCTTAATGGGTACGTTATCAGATACGCAGACACCTGGGAGGAAAAGAGGCAACCCTGAGGACATAGTTGAGAAGACTGTTGAGCGAAGGCAAAAGAGAATGATAAAGAACCGGGAATCTGCTGCGCGTTCGCGAGCAAGGAAGCAG GCATATACAAATGAACTGGAGAACAAAGTTTCACGTCTGGAGGAGGAAAATGAAAGGCTAAGGAAACAGAAG